Proteins encoded by one window of Aliivibrio wodanis:
- a CDS encoding cytochrome c, which translates to MEKSIRNIIIATVAALTFSTTSFAAGNSDDAIAERIKPVGQVYLASDVAVVEEPTGPRSGDQVYNTFCIACHSTGAAGAPKTQNAADWAPRIAKGMDVLNNHALNGFNAMPARGSCMNCSDDEVLAAVEHLIKGL; encoded by the coding sequence ATGGAAAAATCTATTCGTAACATCATTATTGCAACGGTTGCTGCATTAACTTTTTCAACTACCTCTTTTGCAGCAGGTAATTCTGACGATGCAATTGCTGAACGAATTAAGCCCGTTGGCCAAGTTTATCTAGCAAGTGATGTCGCTGTTGTAGAAGAACCAACAGGACCTCGTTCAGGAGATCAGGTTTACAATACTTTTTGTATTGCTTGTCACTCTACTGGTGCGGCTGGGGCTCCAAAAACACAAAATGCAGCAGATTGGGCTCCTCGTATCGCTAAAGGTATGGATGTACTAAACAATCATGCACTAAATGGCTTTAATGCTATGCCAGCTCGTGGTTCTTGTATGAACTGTTCTGATGATGAAGTACTTGCAGCGGTTGAGCATCTTATTAAAGGACTATAA
- the rep gene encoding ATP-dependent DNA helicase Rep, with protein sequence MRLNPQQDEAVKFVSGPCLVLAGAGSGKTRVITNKIAYLVQQCGYKARNIAAVTFTNKAAREMKERVGQTLNKQESRGLMVSTFHSLGLDIIRREYKVLGLKAGFSLFDDQDQLALLKELTEKQIDGDKDLLRQLLSSISNWKNEMLTPAQVKGFARSEQDQLFAFCYEMYLTQMKAYNALDFDDLISLPVLLLRNNQDVRERWQMKIRYLLVDEYQDTNTSQYELVKLLVGERGRLTVVGDDDQSIYSWRGAKPQNLVLLSEDYPALRVIKLEQNYRSTSRILRAANILIANNPHVFEKRLFSEIPDGEQIKVLTAKDDEHEAERVVGEIIAHRFLNRTDYKDYAVLYRGNHQSRLIEKSLMQNRVPYKISGGTSFFSRAEIKDIMAYLRLLTNPDDDNAFLRVVNTPRREIGPVTLEKLGTYANMRGKSLFEASFEMGLEQTLSGRGLESLRRFSHWVVSISENAERGNTVEAVRSLVKDIHYEDWLYETSTSSKAAEMRMKNVSDLYSWIVADLEGDNYDKEEKTLKEVVQRLTLRDMMERGEDEDGADQVQLMTLHASKGLEFPYVYLIGAEEGILPHQVSIDEDNVEEERRLTYVGITRAQKELTFTLCKERRQYGELIRPEPSRFLEELPHDDLDWEMKKPKPTQEERMERGKANIANLRAMLKK encoded by the coding sequence ATGAGACTCAATCCACAGCAAGATGAGGCCGTAAAATTTGTCTCTGGGCCATGTTTAGTATTGGCAGGTGCAGGGTCAGGTAAGACACGTGTGATCACCAACAAAATAGCTTATCTCGTACAGCAATGTGGCTATAAAGCCAGAAATATTGCCGCTGTGACATTCACCAATAAAGCCGCTCGTGAAATGAAAGAGCGTGTAGGGCAAACACTGAATAAGCAAGAGTCTCGTGGTTTAATGGTCTCTACTTTTCACTCGTTAGGTCTGGATATTATTCGTCGAGAGTACAAAGTATTAGGATTAAAAGCGGGTTTCTCTTTATTTGATGATCAGGACCAGCTCGCTTTACTAAAGGAATTAACAGAAAAGCAGATCGATGGTGATAAAGATTTATTACGTCAGTTATTGAGCAGTATCTCAAACTGGAAAAATGAGATGCTGACACCAGCTCAAGTTAAAGGTTTTGCTCGCTCTGAGCAAGATCAGCTATTTGCCTTTTGTTATGAAATGTACCTCACTCAAATGAAAGCCTATAACGCCCTTGATTTTGATGATCTAATTTCATTGCCAGTATTATTACTCCGCAACAATCAAGACGTGCGTGAACGTTGGCAGATGAAGATCCGCTATCTTTTAGTGGATGAATACCAAGATACGAACACCAGCCAATATGAGTTAGTTAAGCTATTAGTTGGTGAAAGAGGGCGATTAACCGTGGTGGGTGATGATGATCAGTCTATTTACTCATGGCGTGGGGCAAAACCTCAAAACCTTGTTCTGCTGAGTGAAGACTACCCTGCTTTACGAGTGATAAAACTAGAGCAGAATTACCGTTCGACCAGTCGAATTTTACGTGCGGCTAATATATTGATTGCCAATAATCCTCACGTATTTGAAAAGCGTCTGTTTTCAGAAATTCCAGACGGTGAGCAAATTAAGGTACTAACAGCAAAAGATGATGAGCATGAAGCAGAGCGAGTTGTTGGAGAGATCATTGCCCATCGCTTTTTAAACCGAACAGATTATAAAGATTACGCGGTGCTATACCGTGGTAATCACCAATCTCGTTTGATTGAAAAATCTCTGATGCAAAACCGAGTACCTTATAAGATCTCTGGAGGGACATCGTTCTTCTCCCGTGCTGAAATAAAAGACATAATGGCTTATCTTCGATTACTGACAAATCCTGATGATGACAATGCCTTTTTACGTGTAGTGAACACTCCGCGCCGTGAAATAGGCCCGGTAACATTAGAAAAGCTCGGTACCTATGCCAATATGCGTGGTAAAAGTTTATTTGAAGCCAGTTTTGAAATGGGATTAGAGCAAACTCTGTCGGGACGAGGGCTAGAATCTTTACGCCGTTTCTCTCATTGGGTTGTATCTATTTCAGAAAACGCTGAGCGTGGTAACACGGTTGAAGCGGTTCGTTCGTTAGTGAAAGATATTCATTACGAAGATTGGTTATATGAAACATCTACCAGTTCAAAAGCGGCAGAGATGAGAATGAAAAATGTCTCGGACTTATATTCATGGATTGTTGCTGATCTTGAGGGTGATAACTATGACAAAGAAGAAAAGACATTAAAAGAAGTGGTTCAGCGTCTTACTTTGCGTGACATGATGGAGCGAGGAGAAGATGAGGACGGTGCAGATCAGGTTCAGTTAATGACCTTGCATGCTTCAAAAGGCTTAGAGTTCCCTTATGTTTACTTAATTGGTGCAGAAGAGGGGATTTTACCTCACCAAGTGAGCATTGATGAAGATAATGTAGAAGAAGAGCGTCGTTTGACTTATGTAGGAATAACAAGAGCACAAAAAGAGCTGACGTTTACCCTATGTAAAGAGCGTCGCCAGTATGGAGAGTTAATTCGTCCTGAGCCAAGTCGTTTTCTTGAAGAACTGCCACATGATGATTTGGATTGGGAAATGAAAAAGCCAAAACCCACTCAAGAAGAAAGGATGGAAAGAGGGAAAGCCAACATTGCTAACCTTAGAGCCATGCTGAAGAAGTAA
- a CDS encoding HTH-type transcriptional regulator, TetR family, with protein sequence MNVHSFHKDQFMKEKRQLILESAEQLLATDGFRGLSMQKVANQAGVAAGTIYRYFDDKEALIEEIKLNIMQRVAFAIQENVQDSDPIKVRFRTMWLNIWYFAISEKNTFLNRNQYDSLPSTDLVKFKELEEKMFAQVNQLFVDGLEQGVFKPLSVEILTGLSLEASVCLARKHAQGFFTLTNDDLDAAIEASWDAIIKH encoded by the coding sequence ATGAACGTTCATTCATTTCATAAGGACCAATTTATGAAGGAAAAGCGTCAGCTCATTCTTGAATCTGCTGAGCAATTATTAGCTACCGATGGATTTCGTGGCTTGTCTATGCAAAAAGTAGCGAATCAAGCAGGCGTTGCTGCCGGCACGATATATCGCTACTTTGATGATAAAGAAGCCTTAATCGAAGAAATAAAACTGAATATTATGCAGCGTGTTGCATTTGCCATCCAAGAGAATGTGCAAGATTCAGATCCAATTAAAGTTCGATTTCGTACTATGTGGTTAAACATTTGGTACTTTGCTATTTCAGAGAAGAATACTTTTTTGAATCGTAATCAATACGACTCTCTCCCTTCTACTGATCTGGTGAAATTTAAGGAACTAGAGGAGAAAATGTTTGCCCAAGTAAATCAACTCTTTGTCGATGGACTTGAACAAGGTGTATTTAAACCTCTTAGCGTAGAAATATTAACTGGCCTTAGCTTAGAAGCGAGTGTTTGCTTAGCTCGAAAACATGCTCAAGGTTTTTTTACTTTAACAAACGATGATCTCGATGCGGCAATTGAAGCCAGTTGGGACGCTATTATTAAACACTAA
- a CDS encoding putative multidrug transporter, HlyD family (Similar to Pseudomonas aeruginosa Multidrug transporter, membrane fusion protein MexA (PDB 1VF7), evalue=3e-21, identity=(80, 326)), whose amino-acid sequence MKKWTFFMLLLALLLFGSVIGFNMFKQQKIAEYMANRPEPEFPVTVETIASSHWTPTIEAIGFIEPNQGVTLTTEVNGIIDKISFDSGSQVKKGQVLVSLDSKVEKANLKSTQARLPAAEAKYKRYKGLYKKGSISKEAYDEAEANYFSLAADIEGMKASIDRREIKAPFSGVIGIRNVYLGQYLQPSTDIVRLEDTSVMRLRFTVPQTDISRINIGQEIDISIDSYPADIFKGSISAIEPAVNIQSGLIEVQADIPNNGGKLRSGMFARAEIILPTLENQVVIPQTSITYTLYGDNVYLVTEKDGVKRVQQHVVKVGERSEAIAHILEGVKAGDMVVTTGQVRLSNDAKVRIVESDATTPPAETPML is encoded by the coding sequence ATGAAAAAGTGGACTTTCTTTATGTTACTTCTTGCACTACTTCTTTTCGGTAGTGTGATTGGTTTTAACATGTTTAAACAACAAAAAATCGCTGAATATATGGCTAACCGACCAGAACCTGAATTCCCTGTTACGGTTGAAACCATTGCCTCATCTCATTGGACTCCAACCATTGAAGCTATTGGTTTTATTGAACCTAACCAAGGCGTTACCTTAACAACTGAAGTTAATGGTATTATTGATAAAATTTCATTTGATTCTGGTAGCCAAGTAAAAAAAGGCCAAGTATTGGTTTCTCTTGATTCTAAAGTAGAAAAAGCTAACTTGAAGAGTACTCAAGCTCGCTTGCCTGCAGCGGAAGCAAAATATAAGCGTTATAAGGGCCTATATAAGAAAGGTTCTATTTCAAAAGAAGCATACGATGAAGCTGAAGCAAACTACTTCTCTCTTGCTGCTGATATTGAAGGAATGAAAGCATCTATCGATCGTCGTGAGATCAAAGCACCTTTCAGTGGTGTTATCGGTATTCGTAATGTTTACCTAGGTCAATACCTACAGCCAAGCACTGATATCGTTCGTCTAGAAGATACAAGTGTAATGCGCTTACGCTTTACTGTTCCTCAAACTGATATCTCGCGCATCAATATTGGACAAGAAATCGATATTTCAATTGATTCTTACCCTGCGGACATTTTCAAAGGTTCTATTAGCGCTATTGAACCTGCGGTAAACATCCAAAGTGGCTTAATCGAGGTTCAAGCTGATATCCCTAATAATGGTGGCAAATTACGTAGCGGCATGTTCGCTCGTGCTGAAATCATTCTACCGACATTAGAAAACCAAGTTGTTATTCCTCAAACATCAATCACCTATACTCTTTATGGTGATAATGTTTATCTTGTTACAGAAAAAGATGGTGTAAAACGCGTTCAACAACATGTTGTGAAAGTAGGTGAGCGCTCAGAAGCGATTGCTCATATCCTTGAAGGTGTTAAAGCTGGCGATATGGTGGTAACCACAGGTCAGGTTCGTCTAAGTAATGATGCGAAAGTTCGTATTGTGGAAAGCGATGCAACAACACCACCTGCTGAAACACCAATGCTGTAA